The genomic stretch CTAGTATATTATGCAGGGTTGTGATTGGTTAAATATCAGCATTGGTTAGTATATTATGCAGGTTGTGGTTGGTTAAATATCAGCATTGGTTCATAACTTCAAGGTGATCACTGCTGATACcaatctatctatctatataCATTTTGTGTATGTTGGAAGGTAAAGTTAATTTTTGAAGCATAAAATTATTGGCATATTTGAGTATTCTTGAGAAGAATTGATTTTACTTTGAGAAATGATTTTAAATCTGTCATTTAAGGCTCATTTGATTTAGTCTTTTTTATTAAATgatttttataatattaaatatttttgtttaaaaaaatttcaaaggttttttatttttatttttaagtttcaaatgaaaaattTCAAAGCTTTTACTATTTTTTCTTACTGTTTCATCctattttactattttttttaCTATAAAACTCTATTTTAAATATTTCATCCTGTTTTTAGGACTTTTGTTTAGATgtcaaaattttaaaattttaaagaCTTATTTAATTACTCattaaaataattttttagacctattttttattttttttattgtGATTTTGATTTTGTCTAAATTTTAATAATAAATACTCAAGTTATGGGGTATTAATATTActcttttaatttataaaaaataattttgaaataacttttattatttttgaagAAGATTTTATAGatattattttttgaaaatacaaaaaaaatcaCCTTTTTGAAATTTATAACTAATGGATcatatttaatttttatatagATGTGTCTAGAAATTAACTACTCTATCTTCAAATTACTTTTAATTAGAATTATTTTTATGAAAGTAATTTTAACAACCACACGGTTGAAATGCTTTTTTCAAGTTAGTATTGAAAAATGATAACTTCTAGATGATtataaatgtttttttttttttttttatatatttcattagaaaattttaaaaaatacaaaGATATTTTGACTATGACACTTCAAAAATATAATTTCCAAATGattacaaatatttttattatatatttcATTATCATACTTTAAAAAATACAAGAATAATTTGACTATGAAACTTGAAAATTCATAATTTCTAGATGATTATTTTAATTATGTATTTCATTAacatatttataaaaaaaaacaagaatatAAAACTTGAAAAATTATAATTTCTAGATGATtataaatgtttttttttaattatgtATTACATTAGcatattttaaaatataaagATATTTTGACTATAAAACTTAAAAATTTATAATTTCTAGATAATTATAAATGTTTTCTTAATATGTATTTCATtaacatatttaaaaaaaatacaaagaGATTTATTTTGACTATAAAActtttgataaaaaaaaatcttataATAAATCTACAATTGCTATAAAGTTGTTGCATTAATAAAGTCCTTGCCTTTTACAATACAAAATTAGGCAACAAAAATAATAATGTAAAGTCAGTGAAACAAAACATCTGAACAAAATCAATttgcaaaatgaaaaaaaaaacaaaaaactaTGTATACTAGTTGCTACTTTCTTTAACTTCACCAGTCCAATAAGTTTTTGTAGCAATAAGAATCTTTTCTGGGTTAAAGGGTCCACTTTCATGATCTATTATAGTGCTCTTCCATTTCATTGCATCTGTAACACCTTTAATCTTTGTAAGAAGCTCTACTCCTTCTCTGAATATCACAGTTCCTTCTGGCCTTAGTATTCTATCCATCTCCAATAGTATCACATTAATGTTGCACCTTCCATATATATAACAATTCATCATGTCAAAAACATACTATAAATAGTAGGTCAAATGCGGCATTTCGTCTTTATGATTAGTCTTAATAACGTTTTGATACATCATTTAAGACATCAGACCGGTCCTTTAAGACATCAAACCGGACATTTGGTGACCAAAAAGACCGATTTCGAACTCAAAATCCAAGAATCAAAACGTTATTAACGCAAAAGATACATTTGAGAAATGGTTAGATAATGTGAAAATACAAACCTATCTTGATATATTCCAAAAACACCAGCTGCATGAATGAGATCATAAGTTCTAGGATAAGTTGAGAAAGCTTCACACCAATCATGGTAAGTACCAATGAAACCTCTTTCATAGATTGCACCAAGAGTGTCATGAGCTGAATTTGATGGAACAACATTCATAACCCAAACCGGAAATTTTATTAAGGATGCTGCAAATCCACCAAGATAAGCATTCATATCAATAATGTTTCTATATCTTCCTTGAGCAATAGGAGTAATACGCTTGTAATGTGCCATTCTGTCCCTCCATATCTCATTATCCTTTTGAAATTTCTCCGTGGTGATGCTTGGTATCGAACCACTCGCGATTCTTGGAGGGACTGTAAACGCGCGTTTTGGCCATTTTTCTAGCTCTCCTCCGGCTACTTGGCTTGAACTGCTAACTTCAGGTAATGGAGTTATGCACTTTTCCATGTTTTGGTACCTTTTTCAATCAAATCAAATGTCAACTAAAGACGATGAAGTTCGAAGTTCGAAGTTCAAACCCTCTAGAAATAGTTGTAAAATGATCGTTAGTGTCTGATGAATACGTAATAACGATATGAAGAGTACTTACCAAGCCATATCGGGATTATCAGACTGACAAACGTGGGGCGTTTTATAAGTTTGTTTAAGTTGCGCGCATTCGAGGTGATTTTTAGGCTTTTGCCAAATGGAAAGATCGTCTTTCTCGATAACTTTCTTCCAACATATGCGTTTCGCAACTTCCTCAATGGAATCTTGTTCTCGCTTCAAATCTTCTTGTGTTCTATCCCAACCTGTCCAGTATTTCTTCCATCTGATTGGTGGACCAGAGAGAATCCAATAACCACCTGGCCTTAGGACTCTATCTACTTCAATCAAATACATACCATCTGTGCCATGAACATTAGATTCATGTTAACAACTTGCCAAAAATACAAAGCTTTCTTATTACTTAATTATCTACACTTTACGCCAATTTAATTTAACAGGAGCGAAATCTAGAAATTTCTGACAAATTATCAAAAATCTCTAACAATGACAAGTTTCTCAAAGATTTGCGAGGGTTAAAAGTAGGGGCGAAGAACAGGCATATCCATTTTATTTAGGTCCGTTTCGCAAAAGTCTATAAAAAAGAGCGGAACAGACATAGTTGAGGGTGCCGTGTCAAAAAAAAATGAGAGTGGGGCGGGGTGGGCATGCGTGCCTTGCACCTCTAAAGGCTAAAAGTTGTAAAAGTTCTTGTTAATATTCGTGCCCGCAAAAAAACGGGGTGAGATGAACATATTAGAGGTGCGAGGCTAAAACCTTGGTCCGTCCCACGAAAAAATACGGACAAAACGGATGTCAGACGGGGTAATTCACCAAGGGCACGCCCTATGAAAAGAGTCGGTGGCCCCGATGAAAAGTGTCAGAGTGTCTCGTGTCAGAAATTTTCCAAATCGTTTATCCGATAAAAATAGTATGAGAAATATGAATACCAACCATGTTGGTTCCATGGTATGAGGCAGCGAGAACAATGAGCCATATCAAAAGCTCTTGCTGGATATGGAAGTCTCTGTGAAGCCATGATACCAATCATAGCAGGAACTCCTCTCTCCAATGCAAACTGAACTTGAGCTTCATGTGTATCTCTTGGTGCAAATGACATTGCTACAATGTCCCTTTTCAATAGGTAAGCACCCCAACTTGCCACCTTTACAATTAGATTCACATATAGATACATAAAGTGTTAGCAACATTTACACAATCTTAACACTCAAATTTAGCATAGCCATCTATGAAACAGTATAGAGCCCAAAATTTGTAACAGTTAAACTGTGATCAAATAGAATCTCAGTTTATTTTTTCACAGTTGAAATGTGGTTAACCTATACGAGGTCTCAAAATTTAAGATAAAGTATATAGATGAATGAACTTACGCCACATCCGGTATCAATTGCAGTTCTGACATTACCAGTTGTAAGAGGAATAAGCTCATTTATATCATCAATATACGCGTCCGCTCCGCGAGGAAACATGGTACCTCCACCGGGGAAACGAAACCGATCGCCTTCAACTTGAATCCAATTTTGAATAGCTTTCTCAATACTAAGTTCCTTGTGTGGAATATTATCATACCAAGCAAAATCTCTACTTTGAGGCCATTTAAAAGGTGTCTTATATTTCGGCGGCGCGGGTATAAGACAAGACAGAAGCTCTTCTTTTGAAGGACAATGTCTTTCTCTATATTTCATCATGTTTCTGTCAAATTTTCTACCTCTATTTGGATCTTGACATGGTGTGTATTCGCTATACAACATGTCACATGCTGGAAACTCTGGTACCCCTGTAGAAGTACTTATTTCGATCGAATGATGACTTGAAAAATCTAAAGTCGACGACGAAGACGAAGACGAGGACGAGCCTGTGTTTGTTCCAACATTGCAATCTACTTTTGAGTATGTCTCAGATTGGTTTGGTGTTCCTGTGCTTCTCCATGCACCCATTACATAGGACAATATACATAATCCACTTACACCTAAAATCCATGTGAGTCTATTTCTCTTGGATTCAAGTTGATTATAATGCTTTGGTGATCCATTGTAATCCTTGGGCATTTTCTTT from Lathyrus oleraceus cultivar Zhongwan6 chromosome 7, CAAS_Psat_ZW6_1.0, whole genome shotgun sequence encodes the following:
- the LOC127100470 gene encoding probable methyltransferase PMT18 is translated as MPKDYNGSPKHYNQLESKRNRLTWILGVSGLCILSYVMGAWRSTGTPNQSETYSKVDCNVGTNTGSSSSSSSSSTLDFSSHHSIEISTSTGVPEFPACDMLYSEYTPCQDPNRGRKFDRNMMKYRERHCPSKEELLSCLIPAPPKYKTPFKWPQSRDFAWYDNIPHKELSIEKAIQNWIQVEGDRFRFPGGGTMFPRGADAYIDDINELIPLTTGNVRTAIDTGCGVASWGAYLLKRDIVAMSFAPRDTHEAQVQFALERGVPAMIGIMASQRLPYPARAFDMAHCSRCLIPWNQHDGMYLIEVDRVLRPGGYWILSGPPIRWKKYWTGWDRTQEDLKREQDSIEEVAKRICWKKVIEKDDLSIWQKPKNHLECAQLKQTYKTPHVCQSDNPDMAWYQNMEKCITPLPEVSSSSQVAGGELEKWPKRAFTVPPRIASGSIPSITTEKFQKDNEIWRDRMAHYKRITPIAQGRYRNIIDMNAYLGGFAASLIKFPVWVMNVVPSNSAHDTLGAIYERGFIGTYHDWCEAFSTYPRTYDLIHAAGVFGIYQDRCNINVILLEMDRILRPEGTVIFREGVELLTKIKGVTDAMKWKSTIIDHESGPFNPEKILIATKTYWTGEVKESSN